Proteins encoded by one window of Blautia faecicola:
- a CDS encoding acyltransferase domain-containing protein yields MTETKEQMTDLMATIQLPEEGIRQLLDAREQLEKEGHWDVIVQTAEQVMTADGELSVLTKTLAETEGREETFGVNRYLLDALMLFCCWEEVKVRYEKQGLPMDVFDKSLEDMKWKMLECYEIHGVYGNFVGHWYDGFFNLTRFGLGRLQFELRPFEGKEDCEVDGVQIHPGDTVINMHIPSAGPMKQELLDDAFARAEVFFKEHFPKDYTVFGVESWLIDPDLVRILPEGNMKAYADRFHLVAAEKSETIFPDGWRVFGAEWKKKPEELPRKTGLQRAIADYLQQGGKLGSGYGIFVRKK; encoded by the coding sequence ATGACAGAGACAAAAGAGCAGATGACAGATCTGATGGCGACGATACAGTTGCCGGAAGAAGGTATCCGGCAGCTTCTCGATGCAAGAGAGCAGCTGGAAAAAGAAGGTCACTGGGATGTGATCGTACAGACCGCAGAACAGGTGATGACAGCAGACGGGGAACTTTCCGTTCTCACAAAAACACTGGCAGAGACAGAGGGAAGAGAAGAAACATTTGGTGTCAACCGTTATCTTCTCGACGCACTGATGCTGTTTTGCTGCTGGGAAGAAGTGAAAGTGCGGTATGAAAAACAGGGACTTCCGATGGATGTTTTCGATAAGAGTCTGGAAGATATGAAATGGAAAATGCTGGAGTGCTATGAGATTCATGGCGTGTACGGCAATTTTGTCGGTCACTGGTATGACGGATTCTTTAATCTGACCCGGTTTGGACTGGGAAGATTGCAGTTTGAACTGCGTCCGTTTGAGGGAAAAGAAGACTGTGAGGTGGATGGTGTACAGATTCATCCGGGAGATACCGTGATCAATATGCATATTCCATCCGCAGGGCCGATGAAACAGGAACTTCTCGATGATGCATTTGCACGGGCAGAAGTATTTTTCAAAGAACATTTTCCGAAGGATTACACCGTGTTTGGTGTGGAATCCTGGCTGATCGATCCGGATCTGGTACGGATCCTTCCGGAAGGAAATATGAAAGCGTATGCGGATCGGTTCCATCTGGTTGCAGCGGAAAAAAGCGAGACGATTTTCCCGGATGGCTGGAGGGTATTCGGCGCAGAGTGGAAGAAGAAACCGGAAGAACTTCCCCGGAAGACCGGGCTGCAGAGAGCGATTGCAGACTATCTGCAGCAGGGCGGCAAACTGGGAAGTGGTTATGGCATATTTGTCCGGAAAAAATAA
- a CDS encoding class I SAM-dependent DNA methyltransferase gives MEESYESFAGVYDLFMDNIDYPAWCTYLTGILKEYGIEDGLIAELGCGTGSMTELLAAEGYDMIGIDNSPDMLEVAQEKRVESGLDILYLMQDMREFELYGTVRAVVSICDCMNYILEEEDLLEVFRLVNNYLDPGGIFVFDMNTPYKYREVIGNTTIAENREEGSFIWENCFDEESQVNEYALTLFIKEEDDLYRKHEEFHYQKAYEPERVKELLEEAGLKVEAIYDAFTREPVREDSERIYFIARECTK, from the coding sequence ATGGAAGAATCTTATGAAAGTTTTGCCGGTGTATACGATCTGTTCATGGATAACATTGATTATCCGGCATGGTGTACGTATCTGACCGGTATTTTAAAAGAATATGGAATAGAAGACGGACTGATCGCGGAGCTTGGCTGCGGTACCGGAAGTATGACAGAACTTCTGGCAGCTGAGGGGTACGATATGATCGGCATCGACAATTCCCCGGATATGCTGGAGGTCGCCCAGGAAAAACGGGTGGAATCCGGTCTGGATATTTTATATCTGATGCAGGATATGCGGGAATTTGAACTGTATGGAACGGTCAGGGCTGTTGTAAGCATCTGTGACTGTATGAATTATATTCTGGAGGAAGAAGATCTTCTGGAGGTCTTCCGGCTGGTCAACAATTATCTGGATCCGGGCGGAATCTTTGTCTTTGATATGAATACTCCGTACAAATACCGGGAGGTCATCGGCAACACGACGATTGCAGAAAACCGGGAAGAGGGAAGTTTTATCTGGGAAAACTGTTTTGATGAGGAATCACAGGTCAATGAATATGCATTGACATTATTTATTAAAGAAGAGGACGATCTTTACCGGAAGCACGAAGAATTTCATTACCAGAAAGCATATGAGCCGGAGAGAGTGAAAGAATTACTGGAGGAAGCAGGACTGAAAGTGGAAGCAATCTACGATGCATTTACCAGAGAACCCGTACGGGAAGACAGCGAGAGAATCTATTTTATTGCGAGAGAGTGTACAAAATAA
- a CDS encoding prolipoprotein diacylglyceryl transferase, which translates to MKNELFSIGPITIYGYGLMIAIGVLAAYFSATYRSKKYALDPDKVFYVTVWAVIGGFGGAKLLYLITQLPAILKDPSLLKDARNGFVVYGGIIGGILAAWLYCKVAKLKFIKYFDLVMPSVALAQGFGRIGCFLAGCCYGKETNSAFHILFHDSAYAPNNVPLIPTQLISSGLDFLNCIFLMWFAGKKKGDGQVAGLYLVCYSVGRFVLEFFRGDLERGNVGSLSTSQFIAIFTAIAGVVLFFWFGKKKAQGPEKNIQEEKVV; encoded by the coding sequence ATGAAAAATGAATTGTTTTCCATTGGTCCGATCACAATCTACGGATATGGACTGATGATTGCCATTGGTGTGCTGGCGGCATACTTCAGTGCCACGTACCGGTCGAAAAAATATGCGCTGGATCCGGACAAAGTCTTCTATGTGACGGTCTGGGCGGTGATCGGTGGATTTGGAGGAGCAAAGCTTCTATATCTGATCACGCAGCTTCCGGCGATTCTTAAAGATCCTTCCCTTTTGAAAGATGCACGGAACGGTTTTGTGGTTTATGGAGGAATCATCGGAGGAATCCTTGCCGCATGGCTCTACTGTAAGGTGGCAAAACTAAAATTTATAAAATATTTCGATCTGGTTATGCCGTCGGTGGCACTGGCACAGGGATTTGGAAGAATCGGGTGTTTTCTGGCAGGATGTTGCTATGGAAAAGAGACGAACAGTGCATTTCATATTCTTTTCCACGATTCTGCTTATGCGCCGAACAACGTGCCGTTGATTCCGACGCAGCTGATCTCCAGCGGTCTGGATTTTCTGAACTGCATCTTCCTGATGTGGTTTGCAGGAAAGAAAAAGGGCGACGGACAGGTGGCAGGACTGTATCTGGTTTGTTACAGTGTGGGAAGATTTGTCCTGGAATTCTTCCGTGGGGATCTGGAAAGGGGAAATGTGGGAAGTCTGTCCACATCCCAGTTTATCGCTATTTTCACTGCGATTGCCGGCGTGGTACTGTTTTTCTGGTTTGGAAAGAAAAAGGCACAGGGACCGGAAAAGAATATACAGGAAGAAAAGGTTGTGTAA
- the hslO gene encoding Hsp33 family molecular chaperone HslO, with amino-acid sequence MSDYIVRATAADGQIRAFAANTKDVVETARKDHNTSPVATAALGRLLTGGAMMGIMMKGDKDVLTLQIKCSGPIGGLTVTSDSKGRVKGYVNHPEVMLPANAQGKLDVGGALGLGVLSVIKDLGLKEPYVGQTELKTGEIGDDLTYYFASSEQVPSAVGLGVLMEKDNTVRQAGGFIVQLMPNAEEEVIEELEKNLAQITSVTELLDQGYTPEMLLEKLLGDMDLEINEKVPTSFYCNCDKVRVGKVLISLGEKELQGMIDDGEPIELSCHFCNSNYNFSVDELKELLELARK; translated from the coding sequence ATGAGTGATTATATTGTAAGAGCAACCGCAGCCGACGGACAGATCCGTGCCTTTGCGGCTAACACAAAAGATGTAGTGGAGACCGCAAGAAAGGATCATAATACCAGTCCTGTGGCAACCGCGGCTCTGGGACGTCTGCTGACCGGCGGTGCGATGATGGGAATCATGATGAAAGGGGACAAAGATGTCTTGACATTGCAGATCAAGTGTAGCGGACCGATCGGAGGTCTGACGGTGACTTCCGATTCCAAAGGAAGAGTAAAAGGTTATGTAAACCATCCGGAAGTCATGCTCCCGGCGAATGCACAGGGAAAACTGGATGTGGGCGGTGCGCTTGGTCTTGGTGTCTTAAGTGTAATTAAGGATCTGGGTCTGAAAGAGCCGTATGTGGGACAGACGGAATTAAAGACCGGTGAGATCGGAGATGATCTGACCTATTATTTTGCAAGCAGTGAGCAGGTGCCTTCCGCAGTAGGACTTGGCGTACTGATGGAGAAGGATAATACTGTCCGCCAGGCCGGTGGATTTATCGTGCAGCTGATGCCGAACGCAGAGGAAGAAGTGATTGAGGAACTGGAGAAAAATCTGGCACAGATCACTTCTGTTACCGAACTTCTGGATCAGGGTTATACACCGGAAATGCTGCTGGAAAAACTGCTTGGTGATATGGATCTGGAAATCAATGAGAAAGTGCCGACCAGTTTCTACTGTAACTGCGACAAAGTAAGGGTTGGAAAAGTATTGATCAGTCTGGGAGAAAAAGAACTGCAGGGCATGATCGATGACGGTGAGCCGATCGAACTGAGCTGCCATTTCTGTAACTCCAACTACAACTTCAGCGTAGATGAACTGAAAGAACTGCTCGAACTTGCCAGAAAATAG
- a CDS encoding NAD(+) synthase, translated as MRHGFIKTAAGTPKIQVADCVYNAGEILKLIRQMETEGAKIMAFPELCITGYTCQDLFWQTLLLDSAKEQLVWLAGETSQVDALIIVGLPWEYNGKLYNVAAVLNRGKILGLVPKTNLPNYAEYYEARHFTPADPETHMVTIGEENVPFGTKLLFSCPQMPGMKVAVEICEDLWVPNPPSVGHALAGANVIVNLSAGDEITGKDTYRRELVKGQSARLICGYIYATAGEGESSTDLVFGGHNLICENGSILKEAKRFINETIYGDLDIRRLVTERRKMTTYPAADTTGYQEIAFALEKEETKLTRTFPRKPFVPSGKEEREKRCDEILTIQAMGLKKRLEHTHSQSAVIGISGGLDSTLALLVTARAFDFLGMPREKITAVTMPCFGTTDRTYRNACDLTEKLGATLREVDIREAVTIHFRDIGHDMENHDVTYENCQARERTQVIMDIANQTGGMVIGTGDLSELALGWATYNGDHMSMYAVNTSIPKTLVRHLVRYYADTCEDDRLSEILLDILDTPVSPELLPPKDGKIAQKTEDLVGPYELHDFFLYYMLRAGYEPDKIFRIAVQTFEGVYDREVILKWLKNFYRRFFMQQFKRSCLPDGPKVGTVAVSPRGDLRMSSDSCVRIWMDQVEKLS; from the coding sequence ATGAGACACGGATTTATCAAAACAGCAGCCGGCACACCGAAGATTCAGGTGGCAGACTGTGTATACAATGCAGGGGAGATTCTGAAACTGATCCGTCAGATGGAGACAGAGGGCGCAAAGATCATGGCATTTCCGGAACTTTGTATCACCGGATATACCTGCCAGGACCTGTTCTGGCAGACACTGCTTCTGGACAGTGCGAAGGAACAGCTGGTATGGCTGGCAGGGGAAACCAGCCAGGTGGATGCGCTGATCATCGTAGGACTTCCATGGGAATATAACGGAAAGCTGTACAATGTGGCAGCAGTCTTAAACCGGGGAAAAATCCTTGGTCTGGTGCCGAAGACGAATCTGCCAAACTATGCCGAGTATTATGAGGCAAGACATTTCACACCGGCAGACCCGGAGACGCATATGGTGACGATCGGGGAAGAAAACGTACCGTTCGGAACAAAATTACTGTTTTCCTGCCCGCAGATGCCGGGGATGAAGGTGGCTGTGGAGATCTGTGAGGATCTCTGGGTGCCAAATCCGCCGAGTGTGGGACACGCACTGGCAGGAGCCAATGTGATCGTCAATCTGTCTGCCGGGGATGAGATCACCGGAAAAGACACCTACCGCAGAGAACTGGTAAAAGGACAGTCCGCGCGGCTGATCTGCGGTTATATTTACGCAACAGCCGGAGAGGGCGAATCCTCCACAGACCTGGTATTTGGCGGACACAATCTGATCTGCGAGAACGGTTCGATCTTAAAAGAGGCGAAACGTTTTATCAATGAGACAATTTACGGCGATCTGGATATTCGCCGTCTGGTAACGGAACGAAGAAAAATGACCACCTATCCGGCAGCAGATACGACCGGATATCAGGAGATCGCGTTCGCACTGGAAAAAGAAGAGACAAAGCTGACCAGAACGTTCCCACGGAAACCGTTCGTGCCGTCAGGAAAAGAAGAGCGTGAAAAACGATGTGATGAGATCCTGACGATCCAGGCGATGGGACTGAAGAAACGTCTGGAACACACTCACAGCCAGAGTGCGGTCATCGGTATCTCCGGAGGACTCGATTCCACACTGGCACTGCTGGTAACAGCCAGAGCATTTGATTTCCTCGGCATGCCGAGAGAAAAGATCACCGCAGTTACGATGCCGTGTTTCGGAACCACAGACAGAACGTATCGGAATGCCTGCGACCTTACGGAAAAACTGGGGGCAACACTGCGGGAAGTAGATATCCGCGAAGCGGTAACAATCCATTTCCGGGATATCGGACATGATATGGAAAACCATGATGTGACATACGAAAATTGTCAGGCGAGAGAGCGTACCCAGGTCATTATGGATATCGCAAACCAGACCGGCGGTATGGTTATCGGAACGGGTGATCTGTCGGAACTGGCGCTTGGATGGGCAACCTACAATGGCGATCATATGTCCATGTATGCGGTCAACACATCGATCCCGAAGACACTGGTGCGCCATCTGGTACGCTACTATGCGGATACCTGTGAGGATGACCGGCTCTCCGAGATCCTGCTGGATATCCTGGATACACCGGTAAGCCCGGAACTGCTCCCGCCAAAAGACGGCAAGATCGCACAGAAAACAGAAGATCTGGTGGGACCGTATGAACTGCATGATTTCTTCCTGTATTATATGCTCCGTGCGGGATACGAACCGGATAAGATCTTCCGGATCGCTGTACAGACCTTTGAGGGCGTGTATGACCGGGAAGTGATCCTGAAGTGGTTAAAGAACTTCTACCGGAGATTCTTTATGCAGCAGTTCAAGCGCTCCTGTCTGCCGGACGGACCGAAAGTCGGTACGGTAGCTGTATCTCCGAGAGGCGATCTGCGGATGTCGAGCGATTCCTGTGTGCGTATCTGGATGGATCAGGTGGAAAAATTATCATAA
- a CDS encoding radical SAM protein: MDTCTLCPRMCGVNRAAGEKGYCGMDATIRAARAALHMWEEPCISGTRGSGAVFFSGCSLRCIFCQNFEIAEGNCAKEISGERLSEIFLELQEQGAANINLVTAAHYVPAVIESLKKAKAQGMDLPVIYNSSGYERVETVQMLEEVVDVWLPDFKYMDSKLAFAYSRAKDYPEVARAAIREMMKAAGTCAYDEDGYIQKGVIVRHLILPGHTKNSIAVLDELYGTYGDDLTISLMNQYTPLPQVRNIPDLNRRVTKREYEKVLDHALDLGITQGFFQEGGTAKESFIPLFDYEGL; the protein is encoded by the coding sequence ATGGATACATGTACGCTGTGTCCGAGGATGTGCGGTGTAAACCGGGCAGCCGGAGAAAAGGGTTACTGCGGAATGGATGCAACAATACGGGCGGCGAGGGCGGCACTCCATATGTGGGAGGAGCCCTGTATCTCCGGGACGCGGGGATCCGGTGCGGTATTTTTTTCCGGGTGCAGTCTCCGATGTATCTTCTGTCAGAACTTTGAGATCGCGGAGGGAAACTGTGCGAAAGAGATCTCAGGGGAACGCCTCAGCGAGATTTTTCTGGAATTGCAGGAACAGGGAGCGGCGAATATCAACCTGGTAACGGCGGCACATTACGTCCCGGCTGTGATCGAATCACTCAAAAAAGCGAAGGCGCAGGGAATGGATCTGCCGGTGATCTACAATTCCAGCGGATACGAACGGGTGGAAACGGTGCAGATGCTCGAAGAGGTTGTGGATGTCTGGCTTCCCGATTTTAAATATATGGATTCGAAGCTTGCTTTTGCATATTCCAGGGCAAAGGATTACCCGGAAGTTGCCCGGGCAGCAATCCGGGAGATGATGAAGGCTGCCGGAACCTGTGCATACGATGAGGACGGTTATATCCAAAAAGGTGTGATCGTCCGGCATCTGATCCTGCCGGGACATACGAAGAATTCAATTGCGGTACTCGATGAGTTGTATGGAACGTATGGAGACGATCTGACCATCAGCCTGATGAACCAGTACACACCGCTTCCGCAGGTACGGAACATTCCGGATCTGAACCGGCGGGTGACGAAACGGGAGTACGAGAAAGTGCTGGATCATGCGCTGGATCTGGGTATCACCCAGGGATTTTTTCAGGAAGGCGGGACGGCAAAAGAAAGTTTTATTCCACTTTTTGACTATGAAGGGTTATAA
- a CDS encoding nucleotidyltransferase family protein, protein MRIRMIYMAAGNSRRFGSNKLFYLIDGKPMYLHVLERLSAVCKRHRNWEIVLVSQYEELLEQGKQLAHRTVYSPESRDGASWTIKNGLKAAGDADAFVFFTADQPWLSEATIEEFVSKMEQNHADLGSVCLGETPGNPVWFSREYLPELLALSGDQGGRRVLKKYSERIFWYPVADARELEDVDYNLREQRVKNMIVPDGSC, encoded by the coding sequence ATGAGAATTCGAATGATTTATATGGCGGCTGGAAACAGCCGCCGTTTTGGCAGTAATAAACTTTTTTACCTGATTGATGGAAAACCGATGTATCTGCATGTGCTTGAACGATTGTCTGCGGTATGTAAGAGGCACAGGAATTGGGAGATCGTGCTGGTCAGCCAGTATGAAGAACTTCTCGAACAGGGAAAGCAGCTGGCACATCGAACCGTATATTCTCCCGAGAGCAGGGACGGTGCGTCCTGGACGATCAAAAACGGGCTGAAGGCTGCAGGTGACGCAGACGCGTTTGTATTTTTTACCGCAGATCAGCCGTGGCTTTCTGAGGCAACCATTGAAGAATTTGTAAGCAAAATGGAGCAAAACCATGCGGATCTGGGAAGTGTCTGTCTGGGAGAGACACCCGGCAATCCGGTCTGGTTTTCACGGGAATATCTTCCGGAACTTCTGGCACTCTCCGGGGATCAGGGAGGACGGAGAGTCCTGAAAAAATATTCGGAGAGGATCTTCTGGTATCCGGTGGCAGATGCCAGGGAACTGGAAGATGTGGATTATAATTTACGTGAACAACGAGTCAAAAATATGATTGTACCGGACGGGTCATGCTGA
- the addB gene encoding helicase-exonuclease AddAB subunit AddB — translation MALQFVPGNSGAGKSFQLYQKILQEAGEHPERNYLVIVPEQFTMQTQKELVSLSPRHGIMNVDILSFDRLAHRVFAEVGGDQTPVLEDVGKILVLERVVQEQKKKLGVLGSSLEKLGTVSEMKSLLSELMQYDIHPEELDEIGNLAKDKPLLYHKLKDVQTIYQGFSEFLRKRYITAEEVLDLLCEKIGSSRLVRDSWIVLDGFTGFTPIQNKLLRELLKMARQIWVTVTLDEKVSVAQLKRPQHLFRMSGEMMESLTRMAAEERVEVLDPWWVHPGEHSRFHEAPALEFLEQHLFRYDKRQYRKEQEEVQIFQAGNPKEEMEEIARKIRLLVRTKGYRYGDFAVITGDMTTYGSYARQVMEQCRIPCFIDEKHSILMNPFVEYIRAAVNLVVEHFSYESMFRYLRCGMSGIPVYQVDQLENYCIAVGIRGEKQWKDHWVRRYRGMEEGSIEGINQIREQVWEKIGPFAEYMKEKEHTVEERTRMLYHMIVKDRIQERLAEKEQDFAAQGDQAMVKEYSQIYGMIMELLDKMVQMLGSETITAKEYGQLLDVGFQEMRVGIIPPTADQVLLGEMERTRLKDIKVLFFAGVNDGIIPKHGGRAGLLSESDREFLDSRQVALAPTARESMYIQRFYLYLNLTKPSRCLYLSYAQSNAQGQAQSPAYLIAMILRMYPKLVIQDSPKDEISQMQMAQQATEILLGGLRKDGEQEQNDGWKELFSWYLRSEEWREQCLRWIRAAYEGAPESSIGKAAAVALYGKELDNSATELERFAACAFAHFLQYGLKIEERQEYEFRQVDLGNVIHQALEQFSRNLKKNRLTWRSLTDQERDQLIDTSVEETIHDYGNTILESSARNQYMILRVKRILRRTVWALQQQLKAGKYEPSRFEISFSMEEDLKASNFQLSEDERLRLRGRIDRVDRYEEDDTIYVKVIDYKSGNTALDLTSVYHGLQLQLIVYLNAALELEEKNHPGKHAEPAGMFYYHVKDPLVDGKPGDEEEEIERKLLEKLKVDGLVRAEEKILKDLDRELKAGKKSLVIPAAYNKNGSLSSRSKTASKEQFEELCAYVNDKIRENGTRILGGEMEKNPYKLKQRTACDYCSFKEICGFDEKQEGNSFRRLPVFSDEELWKKMREKGEKEDGDEVDAGTAEGH, via the coding sequence ATGGCGCTGCAATTTGTACCCGGCAATTCGGGGGCTGGAAAATCCTTTCAGCTATATCAGAAAATCTTACAGGAAGCCGGGGAGCATCCGGAGAGAAATTATCTGGTGATCGTACCGGAACAGTTTACGATGCAAACACAGAAAGAACTGGTATCGTTGAGTCCACGGCACGGGATCATGAATGTGGATATCCTGAGTTTTGACCGCCTGGCACACCGGGTGTTTGCGGAAGTGGGCGGAGATCAGACACCGGTGCTGGAAGATGTGGGAAAGATTCTGGTGCTGGAGCGTGTGGTACAGGAACAGAAGAAAAAACTGGGAGTTCTTGGCAGCAGTCTGGAAAAACTGGGAACCGTCAGTGAGATGAAATCACTGTTATCCGAGCTGATGCAGTACGATATTCACCCGGAGGAACTGGACGAGATCGGCAATCTGGCAAAAGACAAACCGCTGCTGTATCACAAATTAAAGGATGTGCAGACCATTTATCAGGGATTTTCCGAGTTTTTGAGAAAACGATATATCACGGCGGAGGAAGTGCTGGATCTTCTGTGTGAGAAGATCGGAAGCTCCCGGCTGGTGAGAGACAGCTGGATCGTTCTGGACGGATTTACCGGATTTACCCCGATACAGAATAAGCTGCTGCGGGAACTGCTGAAGATGGCGCGGCAGATCTGGGTGACGGTGACACTGGATGAGAAGGTGTCTGTGGCACAGTTAAAACGTCCGCAGCATCTGTTTCGGATGAGTGGGGAGATGATGGAGTCTCTGACCCGGATGGCAGCGGAAGAACGGGTGGAAGTTCTGGATCCCTGGTGGGTGCATCCGGGAGAACACAGCCGTTTCCATGAGGCACCGGCACTCGAATTTCTGGAGCAGCATTTGTTTCGGTATGATAAACGGCAGTACCGGAAGGAACAGGAAGAGGTACAGATCTTTCAGGCAGGCAATCCGAAAGAAGAGATGGAGGAGATCGCCAGAAAGATCCGTCTGCTGGTGCGGACAAAAGGCTACCGATATGGAGATTTTGCGGTGATCACCGGAGATATGACAACGTACGGAAGCTATGCCAGACAGGTGATGGAGCAGTGCAGGATTCCCTGCTTTATCGATGAAAAACATTCGATCCTGATGAATCCGTTTGTGGAGTACATCCGGGCGGCGGTAAATCTTGTGGTGGAGCATTTTTCCTATGAGAGTATGTTTCGTTATCTTCGCTGTGGGATGTCCGGGATTCCGGTTTATCAGGTGGATCAACTGGAAAATTACTGTATTGCTGTGGGAATCCGCGGGGAAAAACAGTGGAAGGATCACTGGGTAAGACGGTACCGGGGGATGGAAGAAGGCAGTATCGAAGGAATCAACCAGATCCGGGAACAGGTCTGGGAAAAGATCGGTCCTTTCGCGGAATATATGAAAGAAAAAGAGCACACAGTAGAAGAACGGACGCGGATGCTCTATCACATGATCGTAAAGGACAGGATTCAGGAGCGGTTAGCGGAAAAAGAACAGGATTTTGCTGCGCAGGGCGATCAGGCGATGGTCAAGGAATACAGCCAGATTTACGGAATGATCATGGAACTGCTCGATAAAATGGTGCAGATGCTTGGCAGCGAGACGATCACGGCGAAGGAGTACGGACAGCTTCTCGATGTGGGATTTCAGGAGATGCGGGTGGGCATCATCCCGCCGACGGCAGATCAGGTGTTGCTTGGTGAGATGGAGCGTACCCGACTGAAAGACATTAAGGTACTGTTTTTTGCGGGGGTCAACGATGGAATTATCCCGAAACACGGGGGAAGAGCCGGTCTGCTGTCCGAGTCTGACCGGGAATTTCTCGACAGCCGTCAGGTAGCACTGGCGCCAACGGCGAGGGAATCCATGTATATCCAGCGCTTTTATCTGTATCTGAATCTGACGAAACCTTCCCGGTGTCTGTATCTTTCCTACGCCCAGTCCAACGCGCAGGGACAGGCACAGAGTCCGGCGTATCTGATCGCGATGATCCTTCGGATGTACCCGAAACTGGTGATCCAGGATAGTCCGAAAGACGAGATCAGCCAGATGCAGATGGCGCAGCAGGCGACGGAGATTCTTCTGGGAGGACTTCGAAAGGATGGGGAACAGGAGCAGAATGATGGCTGGAAAGAACTGTTTTCCTGGTATCTGCGGTCGGAAGAATGGCGGGAGCAGTGTCTTCGCTGGATTCGGGCGGCATACGAGGGAGCACCGGAGAGCAGCATCGGAAAAGCGGCGGCAGTGGCACTCTACGGGAAAGAACTGGACAACAGTGCGACGGAACTGGAACGGTTTGCAGCCTGTGCCTTTGCACATTTTCTGCAGTATGGTCTGAAAATCGAGGAACGACAGGAATACGAATTTCGTCAGGTGGATCTGGGCAATGTGATCCATCAGGCACTGGAACAGTTTTCACGAAATCTCAAAAAAAACCGGCTGACATGGCGCAGTCTGACGGATCAGGAACGGGATCAGCTGATTGATACGAGTGTGGAGGAAACCATTCACGACTATGGCAATACGATCCTGGAGAGCAGTGCAAGAAACCAGTATATGATCCTGCGTGTAAAACGGATCCTGCGGCGGACGGTCTGGGCACTGCAGCAACAGCTGAAAGCAGGAAAATATGAACCAAGCCGGTTTGAAATCTCTTTTTCTATGGAGGAAGATCTGAAAGCATCGAATTTTCAGTTATCGGAGGATGAGCGCCTGCGCCTGCGGGGACGGATTGACCGGGTGGACCGCTATGAGGAGGACGATACGATCTATGTGAAAGTCATTGATTATAAGTCCGGCAATACGGCTCTGGATCTTACTTCGGTGTATCACGGACTGCAATTGCAGCTTATCGTATATCTGAATGCAGCACTGGAACTGGAAGAAAAGAATCATCCGGGAAAACATGCAGAACCGGCGGGGATGTTTTATTATCATGTCAAAGATCCACTGGTGGATGGAAAACCTGGGGATGAGGAAGAGGAGATTGAACGGAAACTGCTGGAAAAATTAAAGGTGGACGGACTGGTCCGGGCAGAAGAAAAGATCTTAAAGGATCTGGATCGGGAACTGAAAGCAGGGAAAAAATCGCTGGTGATCCCGGCAGCCTACAATAAAAACGGCAGTCTTTCAAGTCGTTCCAAAACGGCAAGCAAAGAACAGTTCGAAGAACTCTGTGCCTATGTCAACGATAAGATCCGTGAAAATGGAACACGGATCCTTGGCGGGGAGATGGAGAAAAATCCATATAAATTGAAACAACGGACCGCCTGCGACTATTGCAGCTTTAAGGAAATCTGCGGATTTGATGAAAAGCAGGAGGGAAACAGTTTCCGGAGACTTCCAGTATTTTCCGATGAGGAACTGTGGAAGAAAATGAGAGAGAAAGGGGAGAAGGAAGATGGAGATGAAGTGGACGCCGGAACAGCAGAAGGTCATTGA